One Shewanella sp. MR-4 DNA window includes the following coding sequences:
- a CDS encoding PilZ domain-containing protein → MSLDNHSALIEQLKPLLMEPNFQEIFQQLTVDENNSTRFLLKMELNRLASPCTRIIDLRDKSELPCTEVMLGQQRHFLDEPAKHSLQAAMSLYRNKYTLGVYEYVIAAHQQRRQKLRQVTQQTDSVEPEPFMVPGVVLGSYFNRAEERMNYSIRIAVSQPGRTEMPGITVDLSVGGARIRLAANHPFDLDKPLKVKLLELSEEYYYPDLQLGVDYQIVDSQTNGEFVWLRLRRIGGTDALGEMLGNLIRGYKLRYKLDVNDVLVTASGLGFERHYLPHLPHLPLFLNQQSQSITHMLLSRDNQQIVHYFQDENDISQLPAMLTPARLSALVNHPENPDYGLFFSFTYNAQGSLYFYSATLAELKAKGMTSLFLGFASTKPSWRIFKLIPDKIYHAKGYRRATLPGDDAKYSPLVEQQLSQFSHMLQLIDLTNEDERASYKAWQDDSNANALKAFGQQRLTAHQIKPVSMQFSERRQEARFAFKTLVNVSQGALKATGITLDISGRGMQLTLDNPTEFATNKPIMISLPKLQTIAGKTQLDNLPYRLVRTRKNGVTLHLAAVMGHTPHVGVEFLNKLIAHNREKLEQLTENNSEIKELADGLKNILLRELHSVPYFVEKTTKSAQVACLGVSTEHDEISDIFAAGSSDTLQYNLAPLLKDGFFKRDILDPIRQMKPQQDMDFIEVFIQLTRQSRGQFHLKCVPATELGDAQAKIAFINQSKLAGRFMALRIYRGATEKPDMGYLRRELEYINIHANHRAKQLEEQLWRIIGVGELLDITQEVELRYPALQK, encoded by the coding sequence ATGAGTTTAGATAACCATAGTGCACTCATAGAACAGCTCAAGCCGCTGCTCATGGAACCGAATTTCCAGGAGATTTTCCAGCAGTTGACTGTCGATGAAAACAATTCGACCCGTTTTCTGCTGAAAATGGAGTTGAATCGTTTGGCTTCTCCCTGCACTCGGATTATCGATCTTAGAGACAAATCTGAGTTGCCCTGCACCGAAGTCATGCTCGGCCAACAGCGCCATTTTCTCGATGAGCCCGCCAAGCATAGTCTGCAAGCGGCCATGTCTTTATACCGCAATAAGTACACCTTAGGGGTGTATGAATATGTCATCGCCGCCCATCAACAGCGGCGACAAAAACTGCGTCAGGTAACACAACAAACCGATAGCGTCGAACCCGAGCCTTTTATGGTGCCCGGCGTGGTGCTCGGCAGTTATTTTAACCGCGCCGAAGAGCGGATGAATTACAGTATCCGCATTGCGGTGTCGCAACCCGGGCGGACGGAAATGCCGGGGATCACCGTCGATTTATCGGTTGGCGGTGCGCGCATTCGCTTGGCGGCGAATCATCCCTTCGATCTCGACAAGCCCCTTAAGGTCAAACTGCTCGAGCTGAGTGAAGAATATTACTACCCCGATTTACAACTCGGGGTCGATTATCAGATTGTCGATAGCCAAACCAATGGTGAATTCGTTTGGTTACGCTTACGCCGGATTGGTGGTACCGATGCTTTAGGTGAAATGCTGGGCAACTTAATCCGTGGTTATAAACTTCGTTATAAGCTGGATGTGAATGATGTCTTAGTGACGGCCTCGGGTTTGGGGTTCGAGCGTCATTACCTACCGCACCTGCCGCATCTGCCTTTGTTCCTCAATCAGCAGTCCCAATCCATCACCCATATGCTGCTGAGCCGCGACAATCAGCAGATAGTGCATTATTTTCAGGATGAGAATGATATCAGCCAGTTGCCCGCCATGCTGACGCCAGCAAGGCTCTCTGCGCTGGTCAATCATCCTGAAAACCCCGATTACGGATTATTTTTTAGCTTTACCTACAACGCTCAAGGCTCACTGTATTTTTACTCGGCCACCTTAGCCGAATTAAAAGCCAAGGGCATGACGTCTTTATTCCTCGGTTTTGCTTCAACGAAACCGAGCTGGCGGATTTTCAAACTCATCCCAGATAAGATTTACCATGCTAAAGGTTATCGCCGTGCGACCTTGCCGGGGGATGATGCCAAGTACAGCCCGCTGGTGGAGCAGCAATTGTCCCAGTTCAGCCATATGCTGCAACTTATAGACCTCACCAATGAGGATGAAAGGGCCAGCTACAAAGCCTGGCAGGACGACAGCAATGCCAATGCGCTCAAAGCCTTTGGCCAACAGCGCCTAACGGCACACCAAATCAAGCCAGTTTCGATGCAATTTAGTGAGCGTCGACAGGAGGCTCGTTTTGCCTTCAAAACCTTAGTCAATGTGTCACAGGGAGCCCTAAAAGCGACGGGGATAACCTTAGATATTTCAGGCCGAGGTATGCAGCTGACGCTGGATAATCCGACTGAGTTTGCCACCAACAAGCCAATAATGATCAGTTTGCCTAAGTTGCAGACCATTGCCGGTAAGACTCAGCTGGATAATTTACCCTACCGTCTAGTGCGTACCCGTAAAAATGGCGTGACGCTCCATTTAGCTGCGGTCATGGGTCACACGCCCCACGTTGGGGTGGAGTTTTTAAATAAACTGATCGCCCATAACCGTGAAAAACTCGAACAGCTGACCGAGAACAATAGCGAGATAAAAGAGCTCGCCGATGGTTTAAAAAACATTCTGCTACGCGAGCTGCACTCGGTCCCCTACTTTGTTGAAAAAACAACAAAATCGGCACAGGTCGCCTGTTTAGGGGTCAGCACTGAGCATGATGAAATCAGCGATATTTTTGCCGCAGGTTCCTCGGATACCCTGCAATATAATCTCGCGCCGCTACTAAAAGATGGATTCTTTAAACGGGACATTCTCGATCCTATCCGCCAAATGAAGCCGCAGCAGGATATGGATTTTATTGAGGTATTTATCCAATTAACCCGCCAGTCCCGCGGTCAATTCCATTTAAAATGTGTTCCCGCCACCGAGCTTGGAGATGCGCAGGCCAAAATCGCCTTTATCAACCAAAGTAAACTGGCGGGACGCTTTATGGCGCTGCGGATTTACCGTGGTGCAACCGAGAAACCGGATATGGGTTACCTGCGCCGCGAATTGGAATACATCAACATCCACGCAAACCACAGGGCGAAACAACTCGAGGAACAACTCTGGCGGATTATCGGTGTAGGTGAGCTACTCGATATCACCCAAGAGGTGGAGCTGCGCTATCCTGCTCTGCAAAAATAA
- the radA gene encoding DNA repair protein RadA, with protein MAKNKTAYVCNECGQDFPRWQGQCSACQEWNTITEVRLGAASPGRGTKFAGYAGAGSSEVKTLDQIDLNALPRIVSHFGELDRVLGGGIVPGSAILIGGHPGAGKSTLLLQTLCHLAEQMPALYVTGEESLQQVAMRAHRLGLPTNKLRMLSETSVEQICEVALQESPKVIVVDSIQVMHMSDVASSPGSVSQVRESASYLTRFAKQNGIAVIMVGHVTKDGSLAGPKVLEHCIDCSVMFEGDSDSRYRTLRSHKNRFGAINELGVFAMTERGLKEVANPSAIFLSRGEEESSGSLVMVVWEGTRPLLVELQVLVDNSAMSNPRRVAVGMDANRLAMLLAVMHRHGGLQMSDQDVFVNVVGGVKVTETSADLTLLLAMVSSFRGDILPSDLVVFGEVGLSGEIRPVPNGQERLVEAAKHGFKRAIVPRANVPKKPPAGMEVVGVAKLSEALEAI; from the coding sequence ATGGCAAAGAATAAAACCGCGTACGTGTGCAATGAGTGTGGACAGGATTTTCCACGCTGGCAAGGGCAATGCAGTGCTTGTCAGGAGTGGAATACGATAACTGAAGTGCGCTTAGGTGCCGCCTCGCCCGGACGGGGAACTAAGTTTGCGGGTTATGCCGGTGCTGGTAGTAGCGAAGTCAAAACCTTAGACCAAATTGACCTTAATGCCTTGCCACGGATTGTGAGCCATTTTGGCGAGCTCGACCGTGTGCTCGGGGGAGGCATAGTGCCAGGCTCTGCAATTCTGATTGGCGGTCATCCCGGTGCGGGTAAGAGTACGCTGTTACTCCAAACCCTGTGCCATTTAGCCGAGCAAATGCCTGCGCTCTATGTGACGGGTGAAGAGTCCCTGCAGCAAGTCGCTATGCGCGCCCATCGCTTAGGGCTGCCGACCAATAAACTGAGGATGTTATCCGAGACCAGTGTGGAGCAGATCTGCGAAGTCGCCCTGCAAGAATCGCCAAAAGTCATCGTCGTCGACTCTATTCAAGTCATGCATATGAGCGATGTGGCGTCGAGCCCAGGCAGTGTGTCGCAGGTACGTGAATCGGCCTCCTATTTAACTCGCTTTGCCAAGCAAAACGGTATCGCCGTGATCATGGTCGGCCATGTGACTAAAGACGGCAGCCTCGCCGGGCCTAAAGTGCTTGAGCACTGTATCGATTGTTCTGTGATGTTTGAAGGGGATAGCGACAGCCGTTATCGCACCTTGCGCTCCCACAAGAACCGGTTCGGGGCGATTAACGAGTTAGGCGTATTCGCCATGACCGAGCGTGGTTTGAAGGAAGTGGCTAACCCTTCAGCGATTTTCCTCTCCCGCGGCGAGGAGGAGTCCTCGGGCTCCTTAGTGATGGTGGTATGGGAAGGCACGCGCCCGCTGTTGGTAGAACTTCAGGTGCTAGTGGATAATTCGGCGATGTCGAACCCGCGCCGCGTCGCTGTGGGCATGGATGCGAACCGTTTAGCCATGTTACTGGCAGTGATGCATCGCCATGGTGGGTTACAAATGTCGGATCAGGATGTGTTTGTCAACGTCGTTGGCGGGGTTAAAGTGACGGAAACCAGTGCCGACTTAACCTTGCTGCTGGCCATGGTATCGAGTTTCCGTGGCGATATTTTACCGAGCGATTTAGTGGTGTTCGGTGAAGTGGGCTTATCTGGGGAAATTCGCCCCGTGCCCAATGGTCAAGAACGTTTAGTTGAAGCCGCCAAACATGGTTTTAAGCGAGCGATCGTGCCCCGTGCCAATGTGCCGAAAAAGCCGCCAGCGGGCATGGAAGTAGTGGGCGTGGCAAAATTATCCGAAGCCCTCGAAGCGATATAA
- a CDS encoding PilZ domain-containing protein — MDERRKFSRILFAASASVHQGDKQWQTTILDLSLNGALVDEPAGFSHSSEPITLSFTLPGSDIELQMQTELVHQRNQQLGLKCKFIDVDSISHLKRIVELNLGDASILNRELALFIEKHNSAD, encoded by the coding sequence ATTGATGAAAGACGAAAGTTCTCGCGGATCCTCTTTGCCGCTAGCGCATCGGTACACCAAGGCGATAAACAATGGCAAACCACCATACTCGACCTCAGCCTAAATGGCGCACTGGTGGACGAACCTGCCGGATTTAGCCATTCAAGTGAGCCAATCACCCTCAGTTTTACCTTGCCAGGCTCGGATATTGAGCTGCAAATGCAAACCGAGTTAGTGCATCAACGCAACCAACAACTAGGGCTTAAGTGCAAATTCATTGATGTGGACAGCATCAGCCACCTTAAACGCATCGTTGAGCTGAACTTAGGGGATGCTTCAATCCTGAATCGTGAATTGGCGCTCTTTATCGAAAAGCACAACAGCGCAGATTAA
- the torR gene encoding two-component system response regulator TorR codes for MAYSVLVVDDEAVIRARLKGYFEKEGYRVVEAADGEQMWHEFNRQHIDLIMLDINLPGVDGLSLTRELRSRSHVGIILVSGRDESIDKIVGLEMGADDYVTKPFELRELLVRVKNLLWRISLVKQAEQALVQELSEPDDVMSFEGYRLELNSRKLRQGETLIKLTKAEFELLTAFALHPQQVLSRERLMQQTSHRNQDVNDRTIDVIIRRLRNKLNPELFVTVHGEGYLFAAKVDD; via the coding sequence ATGGCCTATAGTGTGCTCGTTGTCGATGATGAAGCGGTTATTCGTGCTCGATTGAAAGGGTATTTTGAAAAAGAAGGTTACCGCGTTGTCGAGGCGGCCGATGGCGAGCAGATGTGGCACGAGTTTAATCGTCAACATATTGATTTAATTATGTTAGACATTAACCTACCCGGGGTGGATGGTTTAAGCTTAACCCGTGAGTTACGTAGCCGCTCCCATGTGGGGATTATCTTAGTTTCGGGCCGTGATGAATCGATTGATAAAATCGTTGGCCTTGAGATGGGCGCCGATGATTATGTGACTAAGCCCTTCGAGCTTCGGGAGCTATTGGTTAGGGTTAAAAACCTACTGTGGCGGATTTCTCTGGTAAAACAAGCCGAACAAGCGCTGGTGCAGGAATTATCCGAGCCCGATGATGTGATGAGTTTTGAAGGCTATCGGCTTGAATTAAACAGCCGTAAGTTGCGCCAAGGGGAGACGCTTATCAAGCTCACTAAGGCCGAATTTGAGTTATTAACCGCCTTTGCTTTGCATCCGCAGCAGGTACTTTCCCGCGAGCGCTTAATGCAGCAAACCAGCCATCGCAATCAGGATGTGAATGACAGAACCATAGATGTCATCATCCGCCGTCTGCGTAATAAGCTCAATCCCGAACTCTTTGTTACTGTCCATGGTGAGGGTTATTTGTTTGCCGCTAAGGTGGATGATTGA
- the torS gene encoding TMAO reductase system sensor histidine kinase/response regulator TorS produces the protein MAPLSLSRSSLTGRLMLAFGVLGVLLLLLVSLGSLSLHWLKQADSYLYEESLPASQAARQLVQASNALSDGVTQLGQVEDERQREFIGRKLSLESATMLNSIKVLLTLDVNEDNHLSVLAGQIIEQLTLLGKSVGQRITLGDELQLRARELSVAAGHASELLQSELAVVDSAILAKLSQSYPDMAGDKRSGQLLDDVIERELDVQEQLNRALKLVHQIALLSQLFEASELQSELQLSVPRLLATFASTTPSHPAAQSKPVLGTAIEQASSAVTQPPRGDVGIDLMALTTVSELIRDPGRLKALKAELAILLHTPKIIKLQRELSQSLQRQQRQQQELAEKLYSLNTLVDSALNQQQQRAELARSDYLMQLSYARLGLWGTGILMLVIIGVVVYRVIYRGIALRLNQATEAMSRLSLGDTNVSLDAHGDDELTAMANAIEAFKRKTAHNLKLQADLRQVADELTEHKKALEQTVATRTQELAEANLRLDAEAKGHAKARIVAEEASQAKSQFLATMSHEIRTPLNGLLGTLTLLGHSQLPPAQQQMLALSQYSGTLLQTVLSDILDFSRLEQGNLTNEPRPTDINALLDEVLAIMVAGANLAGLSLRLNRPQLPACIQIDGPKLRQVLFNLIGNGIKFTPEGGVSLNVSVRGDKLAFVVADTGVGIAPEVREQLFMPYCVLPNQGRSRGTGLGLAICKQLVELMDAEGPGIWVKSEPGKGSEFGFELSFTQCDKALDTQTQVQKRVNPQRVLVIEDNKVNAMVAQGFLAHLGHSSSLAVSCQQALAHVSGDKAFDAVMLDIQLSDGSGLTLLPQLKALFANDNVKFAAFTAQMQTEDLSLYREAGFDTVLAKPLSLQTLTEWLGVARVPASMPALPYESSSQSAQSLQSPNQAESTSQSHQAETLLDLNQLQQDLEVLGVKAVSDILALYRCSSAEQIERLSALTSVAHFSEGAKLLHALKGSSASMGLKALTECCQQWEKTLNTTGENVLDSKVVAELTACWQVSMTALEQWLARQN, from the coding sequence GTGGCGCCTTTATCTTTATCGCGAAGTAGTTTAACCGGCAGACTCATGCTCGCCTTCGGTGTGCTTGGGGTATTGCTGTTGCTACTGGTTAGCTTAGGTAGCCTGAGTTTGCATTGGCTCAAACAGGCCGACAGTTATCTGTATGAAGAATCCTTACCCGCCTCCCAAGCCGCGCGCCAATTAGTGCAGGCTTCTAATGCCTTATCCGATGGTGTGACCCAATTAGGCCAAGTGGAGGACGAGCGGCAGCGGGAATTTATCGGCCGTAAGCTCAGCCTTGAAAGCGCCACAATGTTAAATAGCATCAAAGTGTTACTAACATTGGATGTGAACGAAGATAATCATTTATCCGTATTAGCAGGGCAAATCATCGAGCAACTAACCTTATTGGGTAAGAGTGTCGGCCAGCGCATTACCTTAGGCGATGAGTTACAGCTTAGGGCCCGCGAATTATCGGTTGCCGCAGGTCATGCCTCTGAATTATTGCAATCCGAATTGGCGGTCGTCGACTCGGCGATTTTGGCAAAACTCAGCCAATCCTATCCGGATATGGCGGGGGATAAACGCAGTGGCCAATTGCTCGATGATGTGATTGAGCGAGAGTTAGATGTGCAGGAGCAGCTCAACCGCGCACTCAAGTTAGTGCATCAAATTGCGCTGCTCAGTCAGTTATTTGAGGCATCAGAATTACAGTCCGAGCTACAGTTGAGTGTTCCCCGTTTATTGGCCACCTTTGCCAGCACTACGCCTTCCCATCCGGCGGCGCAGAGTAAACCCGTACTCGGAACGGCAATCGAGCAGGCATCGAGCGCGGTCACACAGCCGCCAAGGGGTGATGTTGGCATCGATTTAATGGCGCTCACCACAGTATCTGAGCTTATTCGCGATCCCGGCAGGCTCAAGGCGCTAAAGGCGGAGCTGGCAATCCTTCTTCATACCCCAAAAATCATTAAATTACAGCGAGAACTGAGCCAAAGCCTGCAGCGCCAACAGCGGCAGCAACAGGAGTTAGCGGAAAAACTCTATAGCCTCAACACGCTGGTGGACAGTGCGCTTAATCAACAGCAGCAGCGGGCAGAGCTTGCACGTAGCGATTATTTAATGCAGTTGTCCTACGCCCGTTTGGGGCTGTGGGGCACGGGCATCTTAATGTTGGTGATCATCGGTGTGGTGGTTTACCGGGTGATCTATCGCGGCATTGCCCTTAGATTAAATCAGGCGACCGAAGCCATGTCGCGCTTAAGTTTAGGGGACACCAATGTGAGCCTCGATGCCCACGGCGATGATGAATTAACCGCCATGGCCAATGCTATCGAGGCATTTAAGCGAAAAACCGCCCATAATCTGAAATTGCAGGCGGATTTACGCCAGGTGGCTGATGAGCTGACCGAGCATAAAAAGGCTCTCGAACAAACCGTGGCCACGCGGACCCAGGAATTGGCCGAAGCCAACCTGCGCCTCGATGCGGAGGCCAAAGGCCACGCTAAGGCAAGAATCGTTGCCGAGGAGGCGAGTCAGGCAAAATCCCAATTCTTGGCGACCATGAGTCATGAAATTCGCACCCCGCTCAATGGTTTACTCGGGACGCTTACCCTGCTCGGCCATAGCCAGTTACCGCCCGCGCAGCAACAGATGCTCGCGTTGTCGCAATATAGCGGCACGCTGCTGCAAACCGTGCTGAGCGATATTCTCGATTTCTCCCGCCTCGAGCAGGGTAATTTAACCAATGAGCCGCGGCCAACGGATATCAACGCCCTGCTCGATGAAGTGCTGGCGATCATGGTGGCGGGCGCCAATTTGGCGGGATTGAGCCTAAGGCTGAATCGTCCCCAGTTACCCGCGTGTATTCAGATCGATGGCCCTAAGCTGAGGCAAGTGCTGTTTAACTTGATTGGTAACGGCATTAAATTCACCCCCGAAGGCGGCGTGAGTCTCAATGTCAGCGTACGAGGCGATAAGTTAGCCTTTGTGGTGGCCGATACCGGCGTGGGGATTGCGCCCGAAGTGCGCGAGCAGTTATTTATGCCTTACTGCGTATTGCCTAATCAGGGGCGCAGCCGTGGGACAGGCTTAGGGCTTGCCATCTGCAAACAGTTAGTTGAACTGATGGATGCCGAGGGGCCGGGAATTTGGGTCAAGAGCGAGCCAGGCAAGGGCAGCGAGTTTGGTTTTGAGCTGAGCTTTACCCAATGTGACAAGGCATTGGATACGCAAACTCAGGTGCAAAAACGGGTTAATCCCCAACGGGTGTTAGTGATTGAAGACAACAAGGTCAATGCCATGGTCGCGCAGGGATTTTTGGCGCATTTAGGCCACAGCTCCAGCTTGGCCGTCAGTTGTCAGCAGGCGCTGGCGCATGTGAGTGGCGATAAGGCATTCGATGCCGTGATGCTCGATATTCAGCTGAGTGATGGCTCGGGACTCACGCTATTACCCCAGTTAAAGGCGTTATTCGCCAATGACAATGTGAAGTTCGCTGCCTTTACCGCGCAGATGCAAACGGAGGATCTTAGCCTGTATCGGGAGGCTGGGTTTGATACTGTGTTAGCCAAACCCTTGAGCCTGCAAACCCTGACAGAATGGTTAGGCGTTGCGCGTGTGCCAGCTTCAATGCCTGCTTTACCGTATGAGTCATCGTCGCAATCGGCACAATCACTTCAATCGCCAAATCAGGCAGAATCTACCAGCCAGAGCCATCAAGCTGAAACCTTGTTAGATCTTAACCAGTTACAGCAAGATCTTGAGGTCTTAGGCGTGAAAGCCGTGAGTGATATTTTGGCGCTCTATCGATGCTCCAGTGCCGAGCAAATTGAGCGACTCTCGGCGCTAACCTCTGTGGCGCATTTCAGCGAGGGCGCAAAACTATTGCATGCGCTTAAGGGCAGCAGTGCCAGCATGGGGCTAAAAGCACTGACCGAGTGTTGTCAGCAGTGGGAGAAAACACTCAACACCACAGGGGAAAATGTATTGGATAGTAAAGTCGTGGCTGAATTAACCGCCTGCTGGCAGGTGTCGATGACAGCGCTTGAGCAATGGCTCGCAAGACAGAATTAG
- a CDS encoding alpha/beta fold hydrolase, with the protein MDYQRLTLTSPSSQHSAQTPAQTSLYIPYRDGQLHLRQLLPANADFSKPPILMLHGAMSNGRVFYSQSGRGLGCFLAQAGFAVYVLDTAGRGLSLPKIARGFTLGQGEVIREQLPLVQQHILKIHQQRCQEQGKPAPSQLHWCAHSWGGVLMASALARYPDLQQSVRSLLTFGSKRTIRVKSFKKWLMVDVFWNRLAPSLAVGQGYLAADKLRVGMDNESRASLTQSIDWVRGEWRDHDDGFDYGKAAKAANWPVAWFIAGQNDTVLGHPEDVADMISECGFRQVKYTLLSKANGFKHDYGHADMLTHLDAMNDHFPLIRDWYLGFELAVLKD; encoded by the coding sequence ATGGACTACCAGCGACTGACTTTGACTTCCCCTTCATCCCAACACTCGGCGCAAACGCCCGCACAAACTTCCCTCTATATTCCGTACCGAGATGGACAGCTGCATCTGCGCCAGTTGTTGCCTGCTAATGCGGATTTTTCAAAGCCTCCGATCCTGATGTTACATGGCGCCATGTCCAATGGCCGGGTATTTTACAGCCAGAGTGGCCGAGGCTTAGGATGCTTTCTCGCTCAGGCGGGCTTTGCTGTATATGTGCTGGATACGGCGGGCAGAGGTTTGAGTCTACCCAAAATTGCGCGTGGGTTTACTCTGGGGCAAGGGGAGGTGATCCGCGAGCAGCTGCCATTAGTGCAGCAGCATATTTTGAAGATACATCAACAGCGTTGTCAGGAGCAGGGAAAGCCGGCGCCATCGCAGCTGCATTGGTGCGCGCATTCTTGGGGCGGCGTGTTGATGGCAAGCGCCTTAGCGCGTTACCCCGATTTGCAGCAGAGTGTACGGTCATTGCTAACCTTTGGTAGTAAACGCACGATTCGAGTGAAGTCCTTTAAAAAATGGCTGATGGTCGATGTGTTTTGGAATCGCCTCGCCCCGAGTTTAGCCGTGGGGCAGGGGTATCTCGCCGCCGATAAACTGCGTGTCGGCATGGATAACGAGAGCCGGGCCTCATTAACTCAAAGCATAGATTGGGTGCGTGGAGAGTGGCGTGACCATGACGATGGCTTCGATTATGGCAAGGCGGCGAAAGCGGCCAACTGGCCCGTCGCGTGGTTTATTGCTGGGCAAAACGACACTGTGCTTGGGCATCCCGAAGATGTCGCCGATATGATCTCTGAATGTGGTTTTCGCCAAGTGAAATACACTTTGCTCTCAAAGGCGAATGGCTTTAAACACGACTATGGTCATGCGGATATGCTGACCCATCTGGATGCGATGAATGACCATTTTCCGCTGATCCGCGATTGGTATCTCGGGTTTGAATTGGCGGTGTTAAAAGACTAG
- the torD gene encoding molecular chaperone TorD, whose product MSNVDINHARALVYQLLSSLFAREIDEQRLKQLTSEQAQQFWTQLGYAPEFSAPVASIQKVLNDLTSDEALLELAADYCGLFLVGTKYSASPYASLYLSPEEEPLLFGQQHQQMSEFLHQSKLQVQSHFPEPADHLAVILAYMGHLACHSEDAAQLSFLNTCIDSWLAKFVAKVIECDSQHSNGFYSALATLTLAWVQQDKQQLEQAIH is encoded by the coding sequence ATGAGCAACGTCGATATCAATCATGCCAGAGCCTTAGTGTATCAGCTGCTGTCTTCTCTGTTTGCCCGTGAAATTGATGAGCAGCGCCTTAAGCAACTCACCAGTGAGCAAGCGCAGCAATTCTGGACACAACTGGGTTATGCACCCGAGTTTAGTGCACCAGTCGCCAGCATACAGAAGGTGCTGAATGACTTAACGAGCGATGAAGCCTTGCTCGAACTTGCCGCCGATTATTGCGGTTTATTCCTCGTAGGCACAAAATATAGCGCCTCGCCCTATGCCAGCCTGTACTTGAGCCCCGAGGAAGAACCCTTGCTATTTGGGCAGCAGCATCAACAAATGAGCGAGTTTTTACACCAGAGTAAACTGCAAGTGCAGAGTCACTTCCCTGAGCCTGCCGATCACTTAGCCGTGATACTCGCCTATATGGGACACTTAGCTTGCCACAGTGAAGATGCTGCCCAGTTAAGCTTCCTAAATACTTGTATAGACTCATGGTTAGCCAAGTTTGTCGCCAAGGTCATTGAGTGCGATAGCCAGCACAGCAATGGCTTTTACAGCGCTCTCGCCACACTCACCCTCGCTTGGGTGCAGCAAGATAAACAGCAGTTAGAACAGGCAATACATTGA
- the torT gene encoding TMAO reductase system periplasmic protein TorT, which translates to MGKFWQALLTLTTFGLFCLSAAGANSQTWPLELRLPFNAKIQQAQALNYHPLTKAQQAWRICALVPHLKDAYWIGIDYGLIQQAKRLGVSLDLFEAGSYYHQDKQLEQLSACMKGDYDAILLGAVSPNLLEQFPEPLTKPVLALVNKLNAEQVQTHIGVNWYQMGLSAGNFIKADAKAHTPTQQTTLALLAGPENLGGTDLVEQGIRHALEGSNVSISAIQHADNNRNLYRDQLQILLKAQRPDYILGSAVAIEAAVSTLKQKQLTQDIKLVSSYLSPAILRGLKRQKVVYSNDDLVVLQGKLAIDVTVKQLEGAAPFGDIGPAIVERTTSQNTLSDLSFSLAEADFYPLYQVRP; encoded by the coding sequence ATGGGAAAATTTTGGCAAGCTTTGCTCACACTCACCACCTTTGGCCTGTTTTGTTTATCGGCAGCAGGCGCCAACAGCCAAACTTGGCCATTAGAGCTACGCCTTCCCTTTAATGCCAAGATTCAACAGGCGCAGGCACTTAATTATCATCCCCTGACTAAAGCACAACAGGCTTGGCGCATTTGTGCCTTAGTCCCCCACCTGAAGGATGCCTATTGGATTGGCATCGACTACGGGTTGATCCAACAGGCAAAACGCCTCGGCGTATCGCTTGATCTGTTCGAAGCGGGCAGCTATTACCATCAGGATAAACAACTCGAGCAATTAAGCGCCTGCATGAAGGGAGATTACGACGCGATTCTGCTTGGCGCCGTGAGTCCCAATCTGCTCGAACAGTTTCCAGAGCCACTAACTAAACCCGTGCTCGCCCTAGTCAATAAACTCAATGCAGAGCAAGTGCAGACCCATATCGGCGTTAACTGGTATCAAATGGGACTTAGTGCGGGCAATTTTATAAAAGCGGATGCCAAAGCACATACGCCCACCCAGCAGACCACCTTAGCCCTCTTAGCGGGTCCTGAAAACCTAGGCGGCACTGATTTAGTCGAACAAGGCATTCGCCATGCCCTCGAGGGCAGCAATGTCAGCATCAGCGCGATTCAGCATGCCGATAACAATCGCAATCTCTACCGCGATCAATTACAGATTCTGCTAAAAGCCCAGCGCCCAGACTATATTCTCGGCAGTGCGGTGGCGATAGAAGCCGCTGTCAGCACCCTCAAACAAAAACAGCTGACGCAAGACATCAAGCTGGTGAGCAGTTACTTATCCCCCGCGATTCTGCGCGGCTTAAAGCGGCAAAAAGTGGTCTACAGCAATGATGACTTGGTCGTGTTACAGGGCAAACTCGCCATCGATGTCACGGTAAAACAGCTCGAAGGCGCTGCGCCTTTTGGCGATATAGGTCCTGCTATCGTTGAGCGCACGACCTCACAAAATACCCTATCGGATCTTAGCTTTAGTCTCGCCGAAGCGGATTTTTATCCCCTGTATCAAGTGCGCCCGTAG